The Carassius carassius chromosome 34, fCarCar2.1, whole genome shotgun sequence genome has a segment encoding these proteins:
- the LOC132115185 gene encoding ATP synthase F(0) complex subunit B1, mitochondrial-like yields MLSRLVLVSGHTLKNSGSFGACLVQASRSFHQSSQSLAPVPPLPEKGGKVRHGIFPEELFTLLYPKTGVTGPYMLGTGLLLYMLSKEIYVINHETFAAASIGAVVIYGVKKFGPSVATFADKINEDKVAKAQEVKDQAMASLAQGIEDEKKEQWRVEGRHMLFDAKRNNVAMLLETNYRERLHMVTNEVKKRLDYQVELQNLHRRMEQEHMVNWVEQSVIKSITPQQEKESIAKCIADLKVLAKNTQARASV; encoded by the exons ATGTTATCGAGACTGGTGCTCGTTTCAG GTCATACCCTGAAAAACAGCGGGTCCTTTGGCGCTTG CCTGGTTCAGGCCTCTCGTTCCTTTCATCAGTCCTCCCAGAGTCTTGCACCTGTACCCCCTCTCCCCGAGAAGGGAGGAAAGGTCCGTCATGGCATCTTCCCAGAGGAGCTTTTCACTCTGCTGTACCCCAAGACCGGTGTCACAG GGCCTTATATGTTGGGCACTGGTCTGCTCCTCTACATGCTGTCTAAGGAAATCTACGTAATCAATCACGAGACATTTGCTGCTGCGTCAATCGGTGCAGTCGTCATTTACGGCGTCAAGAAGTTTGGGCCCAGTGTGGCCACCTTCGCTGATAAAATCAACGAG GATAAAGTGGCAAAGGCTCAGGAAGTGAAGGATCAGGCCATGGCTAGCCTAGCTCAAGGCATCGAGGATGAGAAGAAGGAGCAGTGGAGAGTAGAAGGAAGACACATGCTCTTTGATGCCAAGAGG AACAATGTGGCTATGCTGCTGGAGACCAATTACAGGGAGCGGCTGCACATGGTGACCAATGAGGTGAAGAAGAGGCTGGACTACCAGGTGGAACTTCAGAACCTGCACCGCCGCATGGAGCAAGAGCACATGGTGAACTGGGTCGAGCAGAGCGTCATCAAGAGCATCACTCCTCAGCAG GAGAAGGAAAGCATCGCCAAGTGCATTGCAGATCTGAAGGTCCTAGCCAAGAACACTCAGGCTCGGGCTTCAGTATAG
- the LOC132114564 gene encoding glutathione S-transferase Mu 3-like, which yields MAVKLAYWDIRGLAQPIRLLLEYTGTKYEEKFYSCGEAPNYDKSCWFNEKDKLGMEFPNLPYLEDGDTKVVQSNAIMRYIARKNNLCGETEEAQMRVDILENQAMDFRNGFVQLCYGDFDKNKSCYAEKLPGTLKQFSDFLGDRKWFAGDKITFVDFIMYELLDQHRMFDPECLDDYRNLRCFLDHFESLEKIAEYMKSNKFMKTPVNNKMAKWGNKKQ from the exons CTTGCTCAACCAATCCGTCTGCTGTTGGAGTACACTGGTACGAAGTATGAGGAGAAGTTTTATTCTTGTGGTGAGG CTCCCAACTATGACAAAAGCTGTTGGTTTAATGAGAAAGACAAACTTGGGATGGAATTTCCTAAT TTGCCTTACTTAGAGGATGGAGACACAAAAGTAGTCCAAAGCAATGCCATAATGAGATACATCGCCCGCAAAAACAACCTCT GTGGGGAAACTGAAGAAGCGCAGATGAGAGTTGACATCCTGGAAAACCAGGCAATGGATTTCCGCAATGGTTTTGTCCAGCTCTGCTATGGAGACTTT gaCAAAAACAAATCTTGCTACGCTGAGAAACTGCCAGGAACTCTAAAGCAGTTCTCTGACTTCCTTGGTGACAGGAAGTGGTTTGCTGGGGACAAG ATCACATTTGTGGACTTCATCATGTATGAGTTGTTGGATCAGCATCGTATGTTTGACCCGGAGTGCCTGGATGACTACAGAAACCTTAGATGTTTCCTGGATCACTTCGAG AGTCTTGAGAAGATTGCAGAATACATGAAGTCAAACAAGTTCATGAAAACACCCGTGAACAACAAGATGGCCAAATGGGGAAATAAGAAGCAGTGA